A portion of the Hymenobacter gelipurpurascens genome contains these proteins:
- a CDS encoding carboxypeptidase-like regulatory domain-containing protein — translation MFSTLVSLRYFLLLFTGLGLLLTGAAHGQTLTGTITAASAAEPIPYANVGIPGKSVGTVADEHGAYQLAYTAAHLTDTVRISSIGYEPQQVLLRDLVARPGVRLTRAAVGLGAVRVLAPGLYKRNRTLGCTSNSEVVISKLKADHLGAEMGMVISLKHKPTKILTASFNVLYSQPDTLRFRVNLYKMLANGKPSEEKLLTRNLVITTASRATGNSPLTVDLAADQLVVDEDFLLTLEWIDGGDVQQVSKNLAFSSALGYGNGSIYFRKTSQDDWGNVSLGARLAGMQPKLGFFVTALD, via the coding sequence ATGTTCTCTACTCTTGTTTCGCTCCGCTATTTTCTGCTGCTTTTTACGGGGCTGGGTCTGCTGCTGACTGGTGCCGCCCACGGTCAAACCCTGACTGGCACCATTACGGCCGCTTCAGCCGCAGAGCCGATACCCTACGCTAACGTCGGTATTCCTGGTAAAAGCGTAGGTACCGTGGCCGATGAACATGGTGCTTACCAGCTTGCTTACACCGCTGCCCACCTAACCGATACGGTGCGCATTTCGAGTATCGGTTATGAGCCGCAACAGGTGCTGCTACGGGACCTGGTTGCTCGGCCAGGCGTGCGGCTTACTCGGGCCGCCGTGGGCCTGGGTGCCGTGCGGGTGCTGGCTCCGGGGCTGTACAAGCGCAACCGTACCTTGGGCTGCACCAGCAACTCCGAGGTGGTAATTTCCAAGCTCAAAGCCGATCATCTGGGGGCCGAAATGGGCATGGTCATCTCTCTGAAGCACAAGCCGACTAAGATTCTGACGGCTAGCTTTAACGTGCTCTATAGTCAGCCAGATACCCTGCGCTTTCGGGTAAATCTGTACAAGATGCTGGCCAATGGAAAGCCGTCGGAGGAGAAGCTGCTCACCCGTAACCTAGTCATAACAACCGCCAGCCGGGCAACAGGTAATTCTCCGCTGACTGTGGACCTGGCCGCCGACCAATTGGTGGTAGACGAGGACTTTCTGCTGACGTTGGAATGGATTGATGGAGGTGATGTGCAGCAAGTGAGCAAAAACCTGGCTTTCTCTAGCGCCCTCGGCTACGGCAACGGCTCCATATATTTCCGTAAAACCAGTCAGGACGATTGGGGAAACGTATCGTTAGGAGCACGTCTGGCGGGCATGCAGCCCAAGCTGGGCTTCTTCGTAACGGCTTTGGATTGA
- a CDS encoding 5-formyltetrahydrofolate cyclo-ligase, with protein sequence MIKADLRREALARRRALPEAEVARRSALLWQQLVQEFLLAQWRWLHVFLPIPQQHEPDTWLLIRHLWAHQQAVKLAVPVVQADGRTLRHYHLTPETQLLNNRWGIPEPVGATEVQPAQLDAVLVPLLAFDETGHRVGYGKGFYDQFLGQCRPDTLRIGLCLEPPVPRIADAWAGDVRLHACITPEQVWRFDA encoded by the coding sequence GTGATTAAAGCTGACCTCCGTCGCGAAGCCCTGGCCCGCCGTCGCGCCCTGCCTGAGGCAGAGGTAGCGCGCCGTAGCGCTCTGTTGTGGCAACAGCTGGTGCAGGAGTTTTTGTTAGCGCAGTGGCGGTGGCTGCATGTATTTCTGCCGATTCCACAGCAGCATGAGCCGGATACTTGGCTGCTCATTCGGCACCTGTGGGCCCACCAGCAGGCGGTAAAGCTGGCTGTACCCGTAGTGCAGGCCGATGGCCGAACTTTGCGCCACTATCACCTCACGCCCGAAACGCAGTTACTGAATAACCGCTGGGGCATTCCGGAGCCAGTAGGTGCCACCGAAGTGCAGCCAGCGCAATTAGATGCGGTGCTAGTGCCGCTGCTGGCTTTCGATGAAACCGGCCACCGCGTAGGCTACGGCAAAGGCTTCTACGACCAGTTTCTAGGCCAGTGCCGGCCCGATACATTGCGCATCGGCCTGTGCCTGGAGCCCCCCGTGCCGCGCATAGCGGACGCCTGGGCTGGTGATGTACGCCTGCACGCCTGCATCACGCCGGAGCAAGTGTGGCGGTTTGACGCC
- the rimO gene encoding 30S ribosomal protein S12 methylthiotransferase RimO encodes MKVRSQQANKVNVITLGCSKNIVDSEVLMGQLRANQFEVTHEAEQSDANIVIINTCGFIDNAKQESIDTILRYADEKEAGKLDKLYVTGCLSQRYKDDLEAEIPQVDAYFGTLELPQLMKTLEADYMHELVGERLLTTPKHYAYFKIAEGCNRPCSFCAIPLMRGKHMDRPIEDLVKEANRLASMGTKELILIAQDLTYYGLQHYGERKLADLLRHLSDVNGIDWIRMQYAYPSQFPLDALDVMNERDNICKYLDMPLQHISDNMLKTMRRGISKRRTVELVDTIRQRVPNIALRTTLIAGHPGETQQDFEDLYNFVEETRFDRLGIFTYSHEDNTHSYSLPDDVPAEVKQDRADQIMELQQGISMELNEEKVGQTYKVLFDRKESGYFVGRTEFDSPEVDNEVLVPATKDTYVRLGDFAQVQITEASDFDLYGKLI; translated from the coding sequence ATGAAAGTAAGAAGCCAGCAGGCCAATAAAGTCAACGTCATCACTCTAGGCTGCTCCAAGAACATCGTGGACTCCGAAGTACTCATGGGCCAGCTGCGCGCTAACCAGTTTGAGGTGACGCACGAAGCCGAGCAGAGCGACGCCAATATTGTCATCATCAATACCTGCGGCTTTATAGATAACGCCAAGCAGGAAAGCATCGACACCATTCTGCGCTACGCCGATGAGAAGGAAGCCGGCAAACTGGACAAGCTCTATGTAACTGGTTGCCTGTCACAGCGCTATAAGGACGACCTGGAGGCCGAAATTCCGCAGGTAGATGCCTATTTCGGGACGCTGGAGCTGCCGCAGCTGATGAAAACGCTGGAGGCCGACTACATGCACGAGCTGGTGGGCGAGCGGCTGCTGACGACGCCCAAGCACTACGCCTACTTCAAAATTGCAGAAGGCTGCAACCGTCCGTGCTCGTTTTGTGCCATCCCGCTGATGCGCGGCAAGCACATGGACCGCCCCATTGAAGATCTGGTGAAAGAAGCCAACCGCTTGGCCTCGATGGGCACGAAGGAGCTGATTCTAATTGCCCAGGACTTGACCTACTATGGCCTGCAGCACTACGGCGAGCGGAAACTGGCGGATTTGTTGCGCCACCTCTCGGATGTGAACGGAATCGACTGGATCCGGATGCAGTATGCCTACCCCTCGCAGTTCCCGCTGGATGCGCTGGACGTGATGAATGAGCGCGATAACATCTGCAAGTACCTAGATATGCCCCTGCAGCATATTTCGGATAACATGTTGAAAACCATGCGCCGCGGTATCAGCAAGCGCCGTACGGTGGAGCTGGTAGATACCATCCGCCAGCGCGTGCCCAATATTGCCTTGCGCACCACGCTGATTGCCGGTCACCCCGGCGAGACGCAGCAGGATTTTGAAGACCTCTACAACTTTGTGGAGGAAACCCGCTTCGACCGTCTCGGCATCTTCACCTACTCGCACGAGGACAATACGCACTCCTACTCGCTGCCCGACGATGTGCCCGCCGAAGTAAAGCAGGACCGCGCCGACCAGATTATGGAGCTGCAGCAGGGCATCTCGATGGAGCTGAACGAAGAGAAAGTAGGCCAGACCTACAAAGTGCTCTTCGACCGCAAGGAAAGCGGCTACTTCGTGGGCCGCACCGAGTTCGATTCGCCGGAAGTAGATAACGAGGTGCTGGTGCCCGCTACCAAAGACACGTATGTGCGCCTCGGCGACTTTGCCCAAGTACAAATCACGGAAGCCTCGGACTTCGATTTGTATGGCAAACTAATTTAA
- the bshC gene encoding bacillithiol biosynthesis cysteine-adding enzyme BshC codes for MSVTTLRYADTGSFSSLLTDYLSRRPELSQYYHRFPALKEFAAQIEEKQASYTPKARQRLVAGLREQYAALPELNPAVQANLALLEKDTTFTITTGHQLNLLTGPLYFIYKIVTALKLCRQLKEKYPQHDFVPVYWMATEDHDFAEINHLNLFGKKYEWNAANTGGPVGRLPLDGLEEELLQQLPADIPAAFREAYTSSATLAEAMRKLTHALFGQYGLVALDGDSASLKQALVPVLEKEIQQQASNKAVQATNQQLEAAGYKPQVYSRPLNLFFLTDGGKRERLEYDAAQDCVQITVRNTNRCHSQEELLELARQHPEQFSPNVVLRPLYQELLLPNLCYIGGAAEVAYWFQLKQIFTDNQVPFPILLLRNSGLYIGKANAGKLRKLGLTATDIFRPLPDLKKQVGASLGQEEVSLAEQQQALAAVFKEVSDLAQRLDPTLVKTVAAEQQKVAGSLAGLEKRLSKAAEAKHEVAYSQLTALKEKLFPGGSLQEREDNVLSILINNPQFIDQLLEAFDPLALEFTVLEEE; via the coding sequence ATGTCCGTTACGACCCTCCGCTACGCCGACACCGGCTCTTTCTCGTCTCTCCTCACCGACTACCTCAGCCGGCGCCCGGAACTCAGTCAGTACTACCACCGCTTTCCTGCTCTGAAGGAATTTGCGGCCCAGATAGAAGAAAAACAAGCCTCCTACACGCCCAAAGCCCGCCAGCGTCTGGTGGCAGGCCTACGGGAGCAGTATGCTGCTTTGCCCGAACTGAACCCGGCGGTGCAGGCCAACCTGGCGCTGCTGGAGAAGGACACTACCTTCACCATCACCACCGGCCACCAGCTTAACCTGCTGACCGGCCCGCTGTACTTTATCTATAAGATTGTGACGGCGCTCAAGCTGTGCCGTCAGCTCAAGGAGAAGTACCCGCAGCACGATTTTGTGCCGGTGTACTGGATGGCAACGGAAGACCACGATTTCGCCGAAATCAACCACCTAAACCTATTCGGGAAGAAGTATGAGTGGAATGCTGCCAACACCGGCGGCCCCGTAGGTCGGCTGCCGCTCGATGGGCTGGAGGAAGAACTGCTCCAACAATTGCCCGCCGATATTCCGGCCGCCTTCCGGGAGGCCTACACCAGCTCGGCTACGCTGGCCGAGGCCATGCGCAAGCTCACGCATGCCTTATTTGGCCAGTATGGGTTAGTAGCATTAGATGGCGACTCAGCCTCACTAAAGCAGGCGTTGGTGCCCGTGCTGGAAAAGGAAATTCAGCAGCAGGCCTCCAATAAAGCGGTACAGGCTACTAACCAGCAGCTTGAGGCGGCGGGCTACAAGCCCCAGGTGTACTCGCGCCCCCTGAATCTATTTTTCCTTACTGATGGCGGCAAGCGGGAGCGACTGGAATACGATGCGGCCCAGGACTGCGTGCAAATCACGGTGCGCAATACCAACCGATGTCATAGCCAGGAAGAGCTGCTGGAGCTGGCCCGCCAGCATCCGGAGCAATTCAGCCCTAATGTGGTGCTGCGGCCACTATACCAGGAGCTCCTGTTGCCCAACCTGTGCTACATTGGCGGCGCCGCCGAGGTGGCCTACTGGTTCCAGCTGAAGCAGATTTTCACTGATAACCAAGTGCCTTTCCCCATTCTGCTGTTGCGCAATTCCGGGCTGTACATTGGGAAGGCCAATGCCGGCAAGCTGCGCAAGCTGGGCCTCACCGCCACCGATATTTTCCGTCCGCTGCCGGACCTGAAGAAGCAGGTAGGTGCCTCGCTAGGCCAGGAGGAAGTAAGCCTCGCGGAGCAGCAGCAGGCGCTGGCGGCCGTGTTCAAGGAAGTATCAGACTTGGCCCAGCGCCTCGACCCGACTCTGGTAAAAACCGTGGCCGCTGAGCAGCAGAAAGTGGCTGGCAGCCTCGCAGGCCTGGAAAAACGACTGAGCAAAGCCGCCGAAGCCAAGCACGAAGTGGCCTACAGTCAGCTTACGGCCCTCAAGGAGAAGCTTTTCCCCGGCGGCTCGTTGCAGGAGCGCGAGGATAATGTGCTGAGCATCCTTATCAACAACCCGCAGTTCATCGACCAGCTGCTGGAAGCCTTTGACCCGCTGGCTCTGGAATTCACGGTGCTGGAAGAGGAGTAG